A window of the Planococcus citri chromosome 4, ihPlaCitr1.1, whole genome shotgun sequence genome harbors these coding sequences:
- the LOC135842356 gene encoding protein FMC1 homolog, whose product MAQNSRLIRNLLYEVKDATLDKSIKNSVIGPYIMELCKKFQVTDAQLCRKQDEMVYLADTYRCYLESSRRYKELCEKYQGRGERSIKQTADMVGFKLPHDPK is encoded by the coding sequence ATGGCACAAAACTCTAGATTGATTCGAAACCTGTTATACGAAGTGAAAGACGCTACACTCGATAAGAGTATCAAGAATTCAGTAATTGGACCTTATATCATGGAATTATgcaagaaatttcaagttaccGATGCTCAACTGTGTAGAAAACAAGATGAAATGGTGTATTTAGCAGATACGTATCGATGTTATTTGGAGAGCTCTCGACGTTATAAAGAActatgtgaaaaatatcaaggtAGAGGTGAACGTAGTATTAAACAAACTGCTGATATGGTTGGGTTCAAATTACCTCATGATCCCAAGTAA